A single genomic interval of Eptesicus fuscus isolate TK198812 chromosome 10, DD_ASM_mEF_20220401, whole genome shotgun sequence harbors:
- the RPL10A gene encoding 60S ribosomal protein L10a — protein sequence MSSKVSRDTLYEAVREVLHGNQRKRRKFLETVELQISLKNYDPQKDKRFSGTVRLKSTPRPKFSVCVLGDQQHCDEAKAVDIPHMDIEALKKLNKNKKLVKKLAKKYDAFLASESLIKQIPRILGPGLNKAGKFPSLLTHNENMVAKVDEVKSTIKFQMKKVLCLAVAVGHVKMTDDELVYNIHLAVNFLVSLLKKNWQNVRALYIKSTMGKPQRLY from the exons ATGAG CAGCAAAGTCTCCCGCGACACCCTTTACGAGGCGGTGCGGGAGGTCCTGCACGGGAACCAGCGCAAGCGCCGGAA GTTTTTGGAGACGGTGGAGCTGCAGATCAGCCTGAAGAACTATGACCCTCAGAAGGACAAACGCTTCTCGGGCACCGTCAG GCTGAAGTCCACGCCCCGCCCCAAGTTCTccgtgtgtgtgctgggggaccAGCAGCACTGTGATGAGGCCAAGGCCGTGGACATCCCGCACATGGACATCGAGGCGCTGAAGAAACTCAACAAGAATAAGAAACTGGTCAAGAAGCTGg CCAAGAAGTACGATGCCTTTTTGGCTTCAGAGTCTCTGATCAAGCAGATCCCACGAATCCTGGGCCCAGGCCTGAATAAGGCTGGCAAGTTCCCTTCCTTGTTGACCCACAATGAGAACATGGTGGCCAAAGTCGATGAGGTGAAATCCACAATCAAGTTCCAGATGAAGAAG GTGCTGTGTCTGGCAGTGGCTGTTGGCCATGTGAAGATGACAGATGATGAGCTTGTGTACAACATCCACTTAGCTGTCAATTTCCTGGTGTCATTGCTCAAAAAGAACTGGCAGAATGTCCGGGCTTTGTACATCAAGAGCACCATGGGCAAGCCCCAGCGCCTGTACTAG